Genomic segment of Monomorium pharaonis isolate MP-MQ-018 unplaced genomic scaffold, ASM1337386v2 scaffold_246, whole genome shotgun sequence:
AAGATTAAAATAACCAACCTGTTTGGTAATGGAGCGAATGGGAAGACACTTCACTATCCACATTAGAATCACACTCGGAGGATGATTCTAAGGGGGGCAAACGACCGTCTGCAACAACCCGAATCAACCAAAACCCCCATTACAATTAGCTCGTAACCGTTGCCGCTAACGTATGTGCGTCATTCTATGTACAATATatcacttttttctttttttttttcaagagtgCCAAATTATATTGTGTccttattaattacattgaataaatataaatctaaattacTTACAAATATCTGCATCcagaaagtaaaattataacaaagcGATATAAATGCGAAAAGAACAAAACAGAATTTCATCGTGTGACCACGATTTGTTAAGCTATTTCCTTTCTGGCTGCTGATTATACGATATATTCATCGTTACGCTGCGTGCAGTCAGCTCATACAAAAAGGAAATAGGAAATATTTGAACATGTTTATTCAGGATTATTAACTCTTAAATGTTAAACAGAAAGGTAATTCAATTCTGGAAGAAACACagaaatataatcaattttgcgTAAAATTTTGTGACTGACAGTTCTACACATAAAACAACATAGTCTACTTAGCGAAAACGATGcatcttatataattatttgacaaCACATTTTACTCTTTCAAGTTGAATTGTAATAAGGATATATAGAGTGGATTAAGAATAGGAAAAGAATGGATCAATGTGACTCATAATATCATGCAAAAAGATTacgattaatttgtttaagaaattaatttggtAATCATTTACGCTTTAATATATGATCATTTCGTTACAATAcgttctttcttttattaaatatcgatatttactTCCAATATTATCGTCAATTGCATTTTACCTTCACCCTGTGTAtgtgaaaattaattcaattaacatAAAGGTCGAAGCGATAATTACAGTGACATTTAATGTTCCGTAGTGTATCGCGGTGGACATGGTCGCTGATAAAtcttcgaatttttttttttttttttatcaagataACTTTGAACTTTCGTTAATCGGACTTTCTTTACCATGCcagataaagaattttatcttttccaacaggaatttttttctgttaatatGTTGAAGCAATGAGGTCAGAGGTCTAATCTGCTCAGATCTCCCAAACTCTGAactttctaatattattaatctccCATATCTGCTCTTGAAGATAATTTATcgtttgtaatattatacactATTCTACGAGCTTGGTATGGCATACTTCTCTTATATACtcgatataaagtatataaaaaaggtATCATATTATAGATATCTCATTTGACCACGCGTTAAACCTAATTATGCCTTATAAGAGCgtatatttacagaattatttacagtttaaACTAGAAAAGTGCTGGAGGACTGTACaacaaatattcattaaacTGTGCCTGTTAgcaatatatatctttaagagacaaatttgtgtaatataataataattgaaaaggGGGAAaaggatatttatatcaatatcaGTAACACTAAAGATAATCTTACAGTTAAAATTCTTTacacaatttcaaaatatagttTACTATATTGTATTCGTTTATATATCATCGACTTGTATGAACTGACATGCACATAAACGTTTTGCATAATTGAGcgcgaattttttatttctaacattTAAGAATTCGCATTCACAACGGTGAATTGCTAGGCAAATTTCGCGGGTGGAACAATTACTTCATAATCACGAAAACTCGCAGGTACAAGATTTTATTCTCTATACCGCGATTTGAATGTCTGTTGCACGATAGAATACGTTTAGCACATTTCAAAGTAAGTTTAAAGAGAAACATATTTTACCTGTAATTTCTCCGCCGCCTAAATCGTTGAGAATCTTTCTGTAAGATGGTCGTCTGGTTAGAATGTTCCTCTTCTTAGGTGAATCCTCGTCTGAGAAGCTGTCGTCGCTAGCAGTTTCAACCACCTTAACAAAGTGTCAAATgttaataatcattattatttaaattattcaaatgctatttttacgcgcgtgtgtgtgtgtgtgtgttagaAATTTACACATACTGATAACAATCCAGATGAGATTGTGTATCTTTAAGTGTTATAAAAAGTGGATATGACATATGACTCACCTGAAGAGTCTGTAAATTGGCTTGTGCAGTTTGTATAACAGAGTTGGGTTTGCTAACCAGAATAACGTTCCCTTTGGAGATTGCAACAGGTTGGATGTTTGTGGCGGTTTGTATCACGGACTGTTGATTGGGCTGTATGACCGATTGCACCTGTGCAAAGATCatatgaaatgttaaatattacaaatggttaaattaatcattgtGCCGTTAAAACTAATTGtagatacatgtatatatgatCATTATTTCcttataatgtacataaaaagTGTACATTGTATGGATCAATATCCATTACATAAAGCTCATACAGATTACACATTGAAGATTGAATTAGATTGCGAATTAAAGATTAGAGTTTTACCAATcagataattttcattttaatcattttgttCTGAATGATTGAATTCTAATCTCCAATTTGCAATCTTTTATTTCCAATGCAAAATCTGATACAGGCTTAAAAGTAgcgttataatagaaataatgtagTTTGTTGTGTGCTGTGACAAAAGTGGGAACTTATTTGCatgaaatttcaaatatatattctataatatgaatttgcatgaaattcatatatatatatatacaaaacatatgACCAATGTGTATCTCTTAAGCCCATTTGAATCAATGTAGCTGAACTTTAAGCTCTGTTTAACTTACTTTCTATCTTTGTCCAGTTCTAGGAATTTGAATGGTAGGAAGCAAAGTTAAACTACATCAGTTTAAATGGGTCTTACAGTGTTATATTCGTAGAGAAAGTCTTCCCAACGTCCTACAGTCTAAAGATGAGTGATCTCGGGAAGGCATCTTTGCATCTTCCCAAGATGCGACCAGCATTATGCAAGACCGGAATGTCTAAATTTCGCACTTGCATTACAAGAGAAACAATAAAGGATAAATAAACGGTATATATGCGCATGCTCCGAAATAAGGAGGAGAGACAAAATTAATCGGACATAGATACACAGGAGAACCTCCTGTATACCTGTGTTGTTCCCGACGAGGGTAGCGTCAGTTGCACAATGCTGGTAGAAGCTACCAGGTGATGAGTTTGCTGCTGATGCGTTCTATCGATAGATTGTACCGAAGTTGCGATCGCTGGCGCCGCGTCGCCGCTCTGGGAACCTTGGGACAACGGATCGACGGCTGATCCATTTTCCTCGACCATACTTTCCATAGCCCGGCTACCTCGCGAGCTCtgcaacataaaaatatgcgtaaaaaaaatgtgacgaGAATACACATTAACGTTGATTCGAACGACACGATTGAGACGAggaaaatttcgaaaaacttgCTCTCGATCGGCGAAAcgtgaattatttaaacttcCCGCCAGCAAGTGGCATGATTGCTACTGCGTCATTTACATAAGCGGAGCTAAAAATAATACGGGGTGGGAAGGGAGGAGGGGACAATAAACACGCGCTCGAGGTACTcttgctttctctctccctctttctcttgctcactctcgctctcgctcgctctctctttctccctccctcccttcctctctctctctttctctctcggtcAACAGAGAACGACAGAGAAAAGTCATCTGAGTAAACGGCGAGGGTAATCCTCGGTCCCTCGGCCTCCCGGAAACGCGGCCGTGTACCCCTGCCCCCGGGTGTCAGGGCAATCAGCGTAATCCGCGTAACCCACCTCGTGCTGACTCCCGTCGGGAGCGGACGCGGATGCGCGCGATCTCTCTTGCCCTCAGCGGCCCGTCGGGTCGCCATATTTCGCGGCATCACGTTAAGCGCAGCAGACGAGTAATAAAACGGCGCGTATGCGTAAGCACGGCCCCGAATGAAGGGCGAACGCGGTGATCGCGTAAACGCGCGGACGAGGCGAGCCTCCGTTTCTCCGTGTCTTGCGCGCGCGATCCCCGCGAACGCGCGAGAAGCCGCTGGTCCACAGTCTCGATTGTTATTATTCTCCAGCTGGGGCACTTACCAGTTACGTATTTCTCGTCACCAAGTTTGCTGCAATCGGAGTGGGCAGTCGGGCAGGTACGTAGCAGCCACGTCAAAACTCCAGTGGCTTCGTCACTGGTGGAGCCCACGACCTCTGAGTTGCGCGTCACGCTCAAGATGGCAGTCGCCGTCGTGATcgctgctgccgccgccgATGCTGCTGCacgctgctgctactgctgtTCGTTGATGCTACTCTCGGCTCTCGGCTACTCGCTTGTACTCGCTGATGCCGTTGCTGTGCCGACTCACGCCTTCTCCCTTCACTCTCCGACCCCTCATAATCTGATCTTGTCTATGATCTATGCGTATTATGTATGCGATCGCGGCTTCAATCGTGAGCAACGGTGATTCCCGCGATTCGTACCATCAtgctgtctctctctctctctcactttttCCTCGCACATGTCACTCAttttgttttagaaaaaaacaCGTGCGTGATATACGTctacataagatataaaaataattgtaattgcattgtaaattacaaaaattgtaaactcCATTCAGGAACTTGAATGTCGATAACGGCGACGCTCTTATCAAGAGGCATGGAATTTCTTCAACTAAAAGAGATATGCGCTAAAAAGATTTGTACATATTCGGTAATGGTTGAATTACGCAAGTTCATAGTGGTTTTGATTAAAGCTCAGGTTCGAATTATATACgaaaaatgtctttatttttcttttacgtaTTCGACAAACATTACTTATCCAAGTCTGACCCAGAGCTACTTTCTCTTTCTAAAGCAAGGCGTAGCGATACCCAAAATGCGCGCGCATCTATACTTCCCGCACTTTATGGACGAACCGCTCCAATTAGATTTCTCTGGTTGGAAGGGAGCAGACGATCGTGGGAGATTCGAGAATTATCTCTATCCACTGTTTCGAATTCCGCGGCATCAGAGATTCAGAGGACAGTAGAATGGAGCCAAGTGGAGCTTAGGAGATTTATCatttatgtcaattcatgttcTTCGTGAGAGCGAATGCAACGATTTTGTATTCTCTTATATTCCTTTCAATTCTAATAACGACTGTGTGATAttcaaaagatttataatacagCCCAACACAAAGGATCACGAGTGTAACTGGAGAAGTTGAAGTAAAGTGAATTCGCGATTGTTTACGACCGAGAAGACAAAGAAATTAGTTATAAGAAAGATATTTGACGAGATTTATCTGATCAAGAATtggaaaaacaatattaaaaagatggAGGGATTATGTCATATTGATATTATGAACGTCGCCTTTATCGGGATGTTATTCTGTGCCGGAATCAACGTGGAAGCAACAGGTCAAGATGTGATAACATCAACAAATCCCGCATCGGGATTGGACATCGAGACGCctagtatatattaaatatatacaataatatttacatttttcaaagtgTAAACGAATAAGTATCAAATATTCTAGAAACTTCCCATTAATCAAACATTaggaaaaagatttataaatatatagatctaGAAATACTTAGTTTGTAAGCATTTAAagtttgtaaaagaatttgattGCACAAGTGATATCTTGAAACCGAAGCAATtgacaaaagaatatttttgattagaaaaattgtacagtctgaagataaataatgattaaatcaatttttgcagattttgatataaaaaatgatttttatctCAGAGTTTCTACGGCCGATATTTATAGTtgggtcttatatttatattgtcttAAGTATTGTTTTAAGATATCATTAACCGATTACAAAGCTATATtaacatcttaagacattacttaaaataatcttaaatataagacctgACTGTAAGTTTCTATAttctatactttttaaaatatttacttatttatttacatgtatatttcaaatatttttgttcaaaatattaatatttttcatcaaattctactttatttaacatcgatcttattatatatagcatgcataaaaatatttataaaccttATAAGAACTAAAGAAGATTTGTTTTTTCAGAGAAATTTGATATGAAGGCTGATAGTAAAGTTTGCGAATGCATTAACTACGATTGTGGATGCTGTGAGCATTTGACCTGGGATACAGTTCATATGGATGGaatatgtaagtatataattatttgtagcTTGTACTAGAACACTTATTTGATgtcaatatatttcattattaatccTCTATTTTAAATGCAGTATGCACAAATGTAAGTTATCTAGAGTATGATTATGGGATTTCACTCACAGTGACATATAACAACTTGGCAATTATTAATGAGACAGTTTCAGGtacaatttaattgcaaattaaaacaTGTGCAATGTCggtgtattttattaaatagaatacatatttttagcTAGAAATCCACCACCTATTTGCTTTGGGGAAGACATTGTAGATGCAATGGATGTTGAAATTTGCTTACGTATTTATGATATACATCTACCAacgaaaaacgataagttacACATGTGCTTTGAgattttgggaaaaataatgaaactcaaaattactaaaatacaATTAGGTTGTATCCAGACTGAACtgagtaaaaaaatagaatacatagataatttatttcacaaaaagACAAAACAAGATATGTCGCCCAATGTGATTATGGTATAAATAACATACTGAACATAGAGAGTctctaaaaattaagtaatataaaaatttttcatgtattttataaagtacTTTCTTAAATTACatcaacataaaatatatcttctaaaatactttttttaaacaactgtttattatgtttaattatgtaaaattgtaacattttgtatttttatattttgttacaaacatgattttttttctgtaatccTACAGGtctatgtattattaattaaatgattatgtATCATAAATGGTTTTTACGTTCACGTACGCtccaaagttttaaatattattttttataattatcgcaCAAATTATAGCTACTCTTAATTCAACATTGCTATCAGTAATCTTTTCCATTCGGCGGCGCAATCATCCTggaaaagaaaacaaagatgTTCTTTCATATTATCAGTAAAATGAGCTGAGGACGTATTTGCGAATATATGTTTATTGCAGATAAATGTATGTCTTACATTTAcatgcttttttattattaatattcgtGTTAAGTTAAATGTCTAATTGGGTTCttagtaacaataataacatcTCCCCGAGCTCATTAATTCAATAGCGCGATCAGAAGCCGCTTAAAGTCGTCGCTGCAGTCGTTCTGTAAATGCAAAAGAATGTAGGAAAATTAAAGCTAAAACATTAACTCAAGGCAAATTGTgacatttatgtatttatatacattcaaCTGTTATAAATACAGGCATGCATGCAGTCAGTGATGAATAGACCAAATTAATGGAATTAGTACAATAAGGGaccaaaaatttgtatatattaataatcaatttatactACAATATGCCAATCAGTAGACCGATTTTTATTCGATTGCAGTGATTTGTGTACGATACGTTTTATAcacgttttatattattttctaactcGTTTTACACACATAGCATCACTCCAATCAAgcgcaaaatataaataatacgagTAAAATCATATTCACCATTAATAACCAACAAAAcgtaaagaattaaatttaagatctttgcaaaatatataacactATATATAATCTCCGCGACATTGaagtataattttcaataaaagggAGCTGTTGcacaattgaaatattttcatccAAGAATGGCAAGC
This window contains:
- the LOC105831502 gene encoding cyclic AMP-responsive element-binding protein 1 isoform X6 translates to MESMVEENGSAVDPLSQGSQSGDAAPAIATSVQSVIQPNQQSVIQTATNIQPVAISKGNVILVSKPNSVIQTAQANLQTLQVVETASDDSFSDEDSPKKRNILTRRPSYRKILNDLGGGEITDGRLPPLESSSECDSNVDSEVSSHSLHYQTVIPAGTIQIATQGEGVPGLHTLTMSNAATAGGAIVQYAQGQDTQFFVPGHGVVVEDAARKRELRLLKNREAARECRRKKKEYIKCLENRVAVLENRNQTLIDELKSLKELYQQKTD
- the LOC105831502 gene encoding cyclic AMP-responsive element-binding protein 1 isoform X2, with the translated sequence MESMVEENGSAVDPLSQGSQSGDAAPAIATSVQSIDRTHQQQTHHLVASTSIVQLTLPSSGTTQVQSVIQPNQQSVIQTATNIQPVAISKGNVILVSKPNSVIQTAQANLQTLQVVETASDDSFSDEDSPKKRNILTRRPSYRKILNDLGGGEITDGRLPPLESSSECDSNVDSEVSSHSLHYQTVIPAGTIQIATQGEGVPGLHTLTMSNAATAGGAIVQYAQGQDTQFFVPGHGVVVEDAARKRELRLLKNREAARECRRKKKEYIKCLENRVAVLENRNQTLIDELKSLKELYQQKTD
- the LOC105831502 gene encoding cyclic AMP-responsive element-binding protein 1 isoform X4 — translated: MESMVEENGSAVDPLSQGSQSGDAAPAIATSVQSVIQPNQQSVIQTATNIQPVAISKGNVILVSKPNSVIQTAQANLQTLQVVETASDDSFSDEDSPKKRNILTRRPSYRKILNDLGGGEITDGRLPPLESSSECDSNVDSEVSSHSLHYQTVIPAGTIQIATQGEGVPGLHTLTMSNAATAGGAIVQYAQGQDTQFFVPAYTAGHGVVVEDAARKRELRLLKNREAARECRRKKKEYIKCLENRVAVLENRNQTLIDELKSLKELYQQKTD
- the LOC105831502 gene encoding cyclic AMP-responsive element-binding protein 1 isoform X1; amino-acid sequence: MESMVEENGSAVDPLSQGSQSGDAAPAIATSVQSIDRTHQQQTHHLVASTSIVQLTLPSSGTTQVQSVIQPNQQSVIQTATNIQPVAISKGNVILVSKPNSVIQTAQANLQTLQVVETASDDSFSDEDSPKKRNILTRRPSYRKILNDLGGGEITDGRLPPLESSSECDSNVDSEVSSHSLHYQTVIPAGTIQIATQGEGVPGLHTLTMSNAATAGGAIVQYAQGQDTQFFVPAYTAGHGVVVEDAARKRELRLLKNREAARECRRKKKEYIKCLENRVAVLENRNQTLIDELKSLKELYQQKTD
- the LOC105831502 gene encoding cyclic AMP-responsive element-binding protein 1 isoform X7, whose product is MESMVEENGSAVDPLSQGSQSGDAAPAIATSVQSVIQPNQQSVIQTATNIQPVAISKGNVILVSKPNSVIQTAQANLQTLQVVETASDDSFSDEDSPKKRNILTRRPSYRKILNDLGGGEITVIPAGTIQIATQGEGVPGLHTLTMSNAATAGGAIVQYAQGQDTQFFVPAYTAGHGVVVEDAARKRELRLLKNREAARECRRKKKEYIKCLENRVAVLENRNQTLIDELKSLKELYQQKTD
- the LOC105831502 gene encoding cyclic AMP-responsive element-binding protein 1 isoform X5, whose translation is MESMVEENGSAVDPLSQGSQSGDAAPAIATSVQSIDRTHQQQTHHLVASTSIVQLTLPSSGTTQVQSVIQPNQQSVIQTATNIQPVAISKGNVILVSKPNSVIQTAQANLQTLQVVETASDDSFSDEDSPKKRNILTRRPSYRKILNDLGGGEITVIPAGTIQIATQGEGVPGLHTLTMSNAATAGGAIVQYAQGQDTQFFVPGHGVVVEDAARKRELRLLKNREAARECRRKKKEYIKCLENRVAVLENRNQTLIDELKSLKELYQQKTD
- the LOC105831502 gene encoding cyclic AMP-responsive element-binding protein 1 isoform X3 → MESMVEENGSAVDPLSQGSQSGDAAPAIATSVQSIDRTHQQQTHHLVASTSIVQLTLPSSGTTQVQSVIQPNQQSVIQTATNIQPVAISKGNVILVSKPNSVIQTAQANLQTLQVVETASDDSFSDEDSPKKRNILTRRPSYRKILNDLGGGEITVIPAGTIQIATQGEGVPGLHTLTMSNAATAGGAIVQYAQGQDTQFFVPAYTAGHGVVVEDAARKRELRLLKNREAARECRRKKKEYIKCLENRVAVLENRNQTLIDELKSLKELYQQKTD
- the LOC114254404 gene encoding uncharacterized protein LOC114254404 isoform X2; protein product: MKGERGDRVNARTRRASVSPCLARAIPANAREAAGPQSRLLLFSSWGTYQLRISRHQVCCNRSGQSGREQTIVGDSRIISIHCFEFRGIRDSEDSRMEPSGA
- the LOC114254404 gene encoding uncharacterized protein LOC114254404 isoform X3, yielding MKGERGDRVNARTRRASVSPCLARAIPANAREAAGPQSRLLLFSSWGTYQLRISRHQVCCNRSGQSGRNLNVDNGDALIKRHGISSTKRDMR
- the LOC114254404 gene encoding uncharacterized protein LOC114254404 isoform X1; the encoded protein is MKGERGDRVNARTRRASVSPCLARAIPANAREAAGPQSRLLLFSSWGTYQLRISRHQVCCNRSGQSGRFLWLEGSRRSWEIRELSLSTVSNSAASEIQRTVEWSQVELRRFIIYVNSCSS
- the LOC105831505 gene encoding uncharacterized protein LOC105831505, with the translated sequence MEGLCHIDIMNVAFIGMLFCAGINVEATGQDVITSTNPASGLDIETPKKFDMKADSKVCECINYDCGCCEHLTWDTVHMDGILCTNVSYLEYDYGISLTVTYNNLAIINETVSARNPPPICFGEDIVDAMDVEICLRIYDIHLPTKNDKLHMCFEILGKIMKLKITKIQLGCIQTELSKKIEYIDNLFHKKTKQDMSPNVIMV